From the Syntrophorhabdaceae bacterium genome, the window TTTCCCCATGGACGAGTATATCTTTGCCTCCCCTGAGGTCGATCGCGGGCTGGGCAAAGGGACTTCCCACCTCCACGACCGACGGCCCGAGTACCGAGATCTTCTCTTCCTCGATCGGTCCCAACCCCTGCATATAAGCCATCCACACAGGGGGTGACGTCGCGGGGTCAAGCCCCATAATTCTCATTGCTACCGCATCCACAGCCACTGGATTCGTGCCCCCGATCAACAGGTTCATCGCCTTCGGCACGCCGGACACAGGACCAAAATCCTCCTGTCCCGTGAGCCCGTCTATGATGGTGAGCTTCGGCTTCACCACGTGGTGAATATTGATGAGGCTTTGCCAGAGCCCGAAGAAATGGGACATATATTTTTCGAGGGGGGGTACCGCACCCTGGAGATGCTTCACGGCAAGGGACGCGATCGCGGCGAAATGAATCTTGAGTACCGGGACGCTGATGATTACATCCGCCTTTTCCAAGGTAAGTGGTATTTTCCGCGATGCCATGCGCTTTTGACCCGGGACAGCCTTTTCTATCAGCTCGTCCCCGTTGAGGTCCACGAGCTGTACCTTATTCTTGTCCAGTTGGACGAGGCTGTCGTACCCGTAAAGAGCGAACATTTTGGACGTCTCACTCCGGTTGATGGACGAGCCTTCTGCAATCGTTATTCTTCCGGCTATCGGGAGAAGAAGCTTGGTGAGCGCCCTCACTACCCTGATATCGGTGACGATGCCGCCTTTGTAGCTGCCGTCCTTTAATCCGTGATCGCTCACGAGATTCGGCTTAATCACCACATGTTGGCCGGGTTTGACAAATTTGCGGATGCCGCCCAACTTGCGGAAGAGGCTCTCCAGGGCCGCGGCTATCTCATCATCGGTCGCCCCTCCCGGCGTCCTGTCGATCGCTACCTTCTCATTCTTCTTATAAGGCTTCCAGGGCTGAGCCCCTTTGAGCTTCTCAAGAAGCACCGCGGTGCTGAGCTCCATCTTTACCAGGGAATAGCCGTGGTCTTGAATAGTACCTACCGGCCGGAATCCATAGGCGATCATGCGCCGGTACTTTTCCCGGTCTGCCTCCCGCACCAGAGCGGCAACCAGATTCTCCCGTTCGATAAGTGCATCGAGAAGGCTTGCTTCGAGATCGGCAGCCCCCTCCTCTTCCCTCGCAACAATCTCGAGGACGGTGCTTCGGGACGGGTCATATACGATCCAGCCCACGAGCATGCCTCCGAAGGTGCCCCTCAGCACCACCGTACCGGGCCTCTCCGCCCATAGGCGCCATGCCGCTGCCGCATACTCTTCCGCACCCATATAGCTATAGTGCTCGAGAAACCGACCCAGGAACGGACGGGAAAACTGCCCTTTCTTGAGGCTTACCGGTGACGCCATAATATTTCTCCTCCATAGGTAATAGAATAATCTCTTTTGCGTGTCCATAAAGAGTACCACAAGACGGGGTTCCTTTCATCAAAATCTCCGGAATCGGGTCTTTATCCGGGATAGCGCCTTTGAGGGAAAATTCCTTGCACGGTGATATTCTTTCGGCTAGAATGAGTGAAAATCGAAAGGGAGGTGCATATGAGCATATCGGGTCGTACCGCGCTGATCACCGGGGCCGGCCAGGGCATCGGCCGAGCCTGTGCCGAAGTCTTTGCCGAGAGGGGGGCCCGGGTAGTGCTCCTCGATAGAAACGAAAAAACCCTCTCCCCGGTAGAGGAACAGCTTTCGCGGAGAGGCATCCCGGTTACGGCGAGAGTCATCGAGCTTACGGAATTCGACGTCCTTCAGCGATTAATGGAGGAGGTCCTGGCGGAACATCATATCGATATTCTTATCAATAACGCAGGCTTTGATTTTCCCGGGATTACCGGCAAGACCCAGATCGCGGATTTTAACGCAGTCATGTCGATCCATGTGGTGGTTCCCTTCTTTCTCACGAAGCTGCTCCTGCCCGCCATGCGAAATGCGAAGTGGGGCAGGATCATCAACATAAGCTCCATCTACGGTCTCTTAGGGGCAAAGGGCGAGGTGGCTTATGCCACGGCCAAGGCCGGAATCGTGGGCCTTACCAAAACGACTGCCAGGGAAGGCGGTCCGGACGGAGTAACCGTAAACGCCATAGCTCCGGGCCTCATCCGCACGCCGCCGATTATGGCCATGCCGGACAAATATAAAGCACCTATCCTTGCCGAGACGTTGGTGGGGCGGATAGGAGAGCCGGAGGATATCGCTCGGACAGCGGCATTTCTCGCCTCCGATGACGCGGCATTCATCACGGGTGCCCTTATCCCCGTGTCAGGGGGATGGAATATTTAGCCTTTCTTCGGGGCATTATTCTTTATACGGTATGTGAAGCGCCTTCATGAAGATGCGCGTAAAATCGGGATCGGAAGCCAGCTCCACGTAGGTGGTCTTCCTGGCTATGTAGTCCGCTTCCTCTCGTTTCTGCAGGTCCATGAGGGCGAGGTATGCCCCGCGGCCCGCGGCGTTCCCCGCGATTTCAATCGAATCGAGGTTACAGGGCGGGAAAAGTCCGGTGGTGACGGCGCTCGATTTGTCGATGTGAACTCCGAAGGCCCCGGCTATGACAATCCGCTCGATCGATTCTATACCGTAATGTTTCATGAGGATTTCGCAGCCGGTACGAAGGGCCCCTTTTGCAAGCTGGAACTGCCGTATGTCTCGCTGGGTGATGGTAATGTCAGTCGCGATCCCCGTTTCATTCCGCCACACCAGCACGAACTCTCCTATTCCCTCGCTATTCTTTCGTAGCCTGGGCGTGGAGAGCCCCTCTCTGAACGTACCATTTGCATCAATTACCCCCGAGGAATAAAACTCGGCCACGGCATCGATAACGGCGGATCCGCATATCCCTGTCGGGCGGAGGGAGTCCGGCGTACGATCTCCCGCCCATCCTGCTTCCCCCACTATTTTATAGTCGACCTCAAATGTGGACCTGTCGATACGGATTCCTTCGATGGCGCCTCTCACCGCCCGCATGCCCTGTGAAATGCCCGCCCCTTCCAGAGCCGGTCCGGTGGCGCACGAACAGGAATAAAGGTGTTCCCTGTTGCCGAGGACGATCTCCCCGTTGGTCCCGATGTCGATGATGAGACTCGGCTCATCCCTCAGGTGGGGCTCTTCCGAAAGAATAACCGCCACATTGTCCGCC encodes:
- a CDS encoding DUF362 domain-containing protein, translating into MASPVSLKKGQFSRPFLGRFLEHYSYMGAEEYAAAAWRLWAERPGTVVLRGTFGGMLVGWIVYDPSRSTVLEIVAREEEGAADLEASLLDALIERENLVAALVREADREKYRRMIAYGFRPVGTIQDHGYSLVKMELSTAVLLEKLKGAQPWKPYKKNEKVAIDRTPGGATDDEIAAALESLFRKLGGIRKFVKPGQHVVIKPNLVSDHGLKDGSYKGGIVTDIRVVRALTKLLLPIAGRITIAEGSSINRSETSKMFALYGYDSLVQLDKNKVQLVDLNGDELIEKAVPGQKRMASRKIPLTLEKADVIISVPVLKIHFAAIASLAVKHLQGAVPPLEKYMSHFFGLWQSLINIHHVVKPKLTIIDGLTGQEDFGPVSGVPKAMNLLIGGTNPVAVDAVAMRIMGLDPATSPPVWMAYMQGLGPIEEEKISVLGPSVVEVGSPFAQPAIDLRGGKDILVHGESACPGCRGYLHFVLSKLNKADPMDPDRRLIDRPFEQKVNIYLGHETEKVITGKEKNIFMGLCQQHHKDLGPHLPGCPPHAEVIMDGIFSLFPDVERPQYADKTEETRLGEMLSEILDMGKV
- a CDS encoding SDR family NAD(P)-dependent oxidoreductase, whose product is MSISGRTALITGAGQGIGRACAEVFAERGARVVLLDRNEKTLSPVEEQLSRRGIPVTARVIELTEFDVLQRLMEEVLAEHHIDILINNAGFDFPGITGKTQIADFNAVMSIHVVVPFFLTKLLLPAMRNAKWGRIINISSIYGLLGAKGEVAYATAKAGIVGLTKTTAREGGPDGVTVNAIAPGLIRTPPIMAMPDKYKAPILAETLVGRIGEPEDIARTAAFLASDDAAFITGALIPVSGGWNI